Proteins encoded within one genomic window of Camelina sativa cultivar DH55 chromosome 19, Cs, whole genome shotgun sequence:
- the LOC104766665 gene encoding uncharacterized protein LOC104766665: protein MGDEKKRAKKKKKKRGSGSQKKMNTDQTEAFKSVSDWLFVGSSSSSTSLSSSSDDFAVTINSGSLRCGDKLVFELHSHSNRSDGFLSPSKLVERAHNNGVKVLSLTDHDTMAGIPEAVEAGRRCGVKIIPGVEISTLFGLRDSGSVEPVHILAYYGTSGPAMYDELEDFLVKIRDGRFVRGREMVLKLNKLKIPLTWEHVTRIAGKDVAPGRMHVARALLEAGYVENLRQAFTKYLHDGGPAYATGSEPMAEEAVKLICKTGGVAVLAHPWALKNYVGVIRRLKDAGLHGVEVYRSDGKLEVFSVLADTYSLLKLGGSDYHGKGGRNETELGSVNLPVTALQEFLNVGRPIWCEAIKATMRAFSDQPSESNLSNILRFDRARILKGNSAWSCGKELMDRCLAVWLTSVERESDEFEALRTKLSFVPITSNGSCITVGPCIFESLLTMLHIVWSLHINQIIKPTKKKKTSKIQIRKQSL, encoded by the exons ATGGGTGACGAAAAGAAAagggcgaagaagaagaagaagaagcgtggTAGTGGTAgccagaagaagatgaacactGATCAAACAGAGGCTTTCAAATCGGTCTCCGATTGGCTCTTCgtaggttcttcttcttcttcgacatctctctcctcttcctctgatgaCTTTGCCGTTACCATCAATAGTGGCTCTTTGAGATGTGGAGACAAATTGGTGTTCGAGCTTCACTCTCATTCAAATCGCAGCGATGGGTTTCTATCCCCTTCGAAGCTCGTCGAGAGGGCTCATAACAATGGg GTGAAAGTTCTTTCGCTAACGGATCATGATACTATGGCTGGTATCCCAGAAGCAGTCGAAGCAGGACGTAGATGCGGAGTTAAGATCATTCCGGGTGTTGAGATCAGCACATTATTTGGTTTGAG AGACTCTGGTTCTGTGGAGCCAGTGCATATACTTGCTTACTATGGCACTTCGGGTCCAGCTATGTACGACGAGTTGGAAGATTTCTTGGTGAAGATAAGGGATGGGCGTTTTGTCCGTGGGAGAGAAATGGTCTTGAAACTGAATAAGCTCAAGATACCTCTAACATGGGAACATGTCACCAGGATTGCAGGCAAGGATGTTGCTCCCGGCAGGATGCATGTAGCCAGAGCTCTTCTTGAAGCAGGATACGTGGAGAATTTGAGACAAGCTTTCACTAAATATTTACATGATGGTGGACCTGCTTATGCCAC AGGGAGTGAGCCTATGGCCGAGGAAGCAGTAAAACTTATATGCAAAACCGGTGGTGTAGCTGTGCTTGCACATCCGTGGGCATTGAAGAATTATGTTGGTGTTATCAGGAGATTGAAAGATGCTGGACTTCATGGGGTCGAGGTTTATAGGAGCGACGGCAAGCTAGAAG TGTTTAGCGTGTTGGCTGATACCTACAGTCTGCTGAAACTAGGAGGATCAGATTATCATGGAAAAGGCGGACGCAACGAAACAGAATTGGGGAGCGTAAATCTCCCCGTGACGGCACTGCAGGAATTCTTGAACGTTGGACGTCCTATATGGTGCGAAGCCATTAAAGCAACCATGAGAGCATTCTCTGACCAACCATCTGAGTCAAACCTCTCCAATATCTTACGGTTCGATAGGGCAAGGATTCTGAAAGGAAACTCAGCTTGGTCTTGTGGTAAGGAGTTGATGGACCGATGTCTAGCGGTTTGGTTGACGAGTGTTGAGAGAGAAAGTGATGAGTTTGAGGCTCTCAGAACGAAGCTTTCTTTTGTACCAATAACGTCAAATGGATCATGTATCACAGTTGGTCCTTGTATATTTGAGTCTCTTCTTACAATGCTACATATTGTGTGGTCTCTCCACatcaatcaaattatcaaaccaacgaaaaaaaaaaaaactagcaagATTCAAATCCGTAAGCAATCTTTGTAA
- the LOC104766664 gene encoding C-Myc-binding protein homolog: protein MMRYKEEKEVKKEAFRKYLESSGVLDSLTKVLVSLYEQNDKPSSALEFTQQKLGGPSVSEYEKLQAEKCDLQIKYNELFAKHQETLRELGEVKNLHSRNSSKDDADEPETREDQPTTLVTPQH from the exons ATGATGCGGTACAAAGAG GAGAAAGAGGTTAAGAAGGAAGCTTTCAGGAAGTATCTGGAGTCAAGTGGAGTTCTTGATTCACTCACCAAAG TTCTCGTTTCTCTATATGAGCAGAATGACAAGCCTTCCTCTGCTCTAGA attcacTCAACAAAAGCTAGGTGGTCCATCTGTTTCTGAGTATGAGAAGCTTCAAGCTGAGAAGTGTGATCTGCAAATAAAGTACAATGAGCTTTTCGCTAAACATCAAGAAACCCTGAGAGAG TTAGGTGAGGTGAAGAACTTGCATTCACGAAACTCTTCTAAAGATGATGCAGACGAACCTGAGACCCGTGAAGACCAACCCACGACTCTTGTCACTCCTCaacactaa